In Corylus avellana chromosome ca2, CavTom2PMs-1.0, the following proteins share a genomic window:
- the LOC132171543 gene encoding probable WRKY transcription factor 14, translating into MCSLFMPRMDNYQGDLTDIVRASGGAGAPGASEPIPDWQFPADPMNFSPAPLEDPRDNFGDPFGYIRDPLLHEFDVSGSGFFSSPSSAEMMGNSRVEDKVVLAQKNYLDHEMKRPCNIFSRMLQISPNTKLPVSPCDSPAMAAASASSSPRGIKVSAMLPNDMINDNSGVQISSPRNPGIKRRKSQAKKVVCIPAPAAANSRPTGEVVPSDLWAWRKYGQKPIKGSPYPRGYYRCSSSKGCSARKQVERCRADPNLLVITYTSEHNHPWPTQRNALAGSTRSQPSKNNTAASKSNPQKPTSPKEEQKESSNEGNVSPSTAPAAGGSTTSSSACVKEEIEDIEKQLEMDDAEFSASEGFPYRPAMPGSNQSDQDFFADLGEIEADPLDLLFTQGFSVSGDHDHTQKDNKPMDPFSLFDWSGESNSFGETNKRGL; encoded by the exons ATGTGCAGCTTGTTTATGCcaaggatggacaattaccaaGGTGATTTAACCGACATAGTCCGAGCTAGCGGCGGCGCTGGCGCCCCGGGCGCTTCCGAACCCATTCCCGACTGGCAGTTCCCTGCCGATCCCATGAATTTCTCGCCGGCGCCACTCGAAGACCCCAGAGATAATTTCGGGGATCCATTCGGGTACATCCGAGATCCGCTTCTCCACGAGTTCGATGTATCGGGTTCCGGGTTCTTCAGCAGCCCCAGCTCCGCCGAAATGATGGGAAATAGTAGAGTGGAGGACAAGGTTGTTCTTGCTCAAAAGAATTATCTCGACCATGAGATGAAAAGGCCTTGCAATATATTTTCTCGGATGCTTCAGATCTCTCCCAACACAAAGTTGCCCGTCTCCCCATGTGACTCGCCGGCGATGGCTGCCGCCTCCGCCTCTTCTTCACCGAGGGGAATTAAGGTTTCCGCTATGCTTCCAAACGACATGATTAATGACAACTCCGGAGTGCAGATCTCGTCCCCGAGAAATCCGGGTATTAAGCGAag GAAGAGCCAGGCAAAGAAGGTGGTGTGTATTCCAGCGCCGGCAGCTGCGAACAGCAGGCCAACCGGAGAAGTAGTGCCGTCTGATCTGTGGGCATGGAGAAAGTACGGACAGAAACCCATTAAAGGGTCTCCGTATCCAAG GGGGTACTATAGATGCAGCAGTTCAAAAGGATGCTCGGCAAGGAAACAAGTGGAGAGGTGCCGGGCTGATCCGAACTTGTTGGTAATAACATACACATCTGAACACAACCATCCATGGCCGACTCAGAGAAATGCTCTTGCCGGCTCGACCCGTTCCCAGCCATCGAAGAACAACACTGCGGCTTCAAAGAGCAACCCCCAGAAGCCAACAAGCCCAAAGGAAGAACAAAAGGAGAGCAGCAATGAAGGCAATGTGTCGCCGAGTACTGCTCCTGCTGCAGGCGGCTCAACAACAAGTAGTAGTGCATGTGTTAAGGAAGAGATTGAGGACATTGAGAAGCAGCTGGAGATGGATGATGCAGAATTCAGTGCTTCTGAAGGGTTTCCTTATCGGCCAGCAATGCCAGGATCAAACCAGTCTGATCAGGACTTCTTTGCCGATTTAGGAGAAATTGAAGCTGACCCTTTAGATCTCTTGTTCACACAAGGGTTTTCGGTTTCAGGGGATCATGATCATACGCAGAAAGACAACAAGCCAATGGATCCATTCAGTCTCTTTGATTGGTCAGGTGAAAGCAACTCATTTGGAGAAACTAATAAGAGGGGTTTATAA